DNA from Mycobacterium sp. SMC-8:
TGCCGGGCTACGAGGCCCCGATCAACCTGGTGTACAGCCAGCGCAACCGGTCGGCCTGCGTCCGTATCCCGATCACCGGCAACAACCCGAAGGCCAAGCGTCTCGAATTCCGCTGCCCCGACAGCTCGGGCAACCCGTACCTGGCGTTCGCGGCGATGCTGATGGCCGGTATCGACGGCATCAAGCGCAAGATCGAGCCCCTGGCCCCGGTCGACAAGGATCTCTACGAGTTGCCGCCCGAGGAGGCCGCCAACATCCCGCAGGCGCCCACGTCGCTCGCCGCGGTGATCGACAAGCTCGAAGAGGACCACGAATACCTCACCGAGGGCGGGGTGTTCACCACGGACCTGATCGAGACCTGGATCTCCTACAAGCGGGAGAACGAGATCATGCCGATCCAGATCCGGCCTCACCCGTACGAGTTCTCGCTGTACTACGACGTCTAAGTCGGCCCGCCGACGCGACGTCTAAGTCCAAGTCGTACGAGACGACACCGCCCGCGCTGCCCTAGGCAGCGCGGGCGGTTCCGTGTGCGAATAGGCCTTACTCCAGGTCGGGCAGCGCTGAACCGAGGCCACCAGAAAACTATCCGGACTGGAGTCCGCGACGGTAGGCTCGGGCGCATGACCACCAACCTGGACGCGCGCCTGGCAAGCTATTCCTCCCCGATGCTGAGCATCTTCCGCATCGTGGTCGGTCTGTTGTTCACCCTGCACGGCACCATGAAGCTGTTCGGGTGGCCGCTGGGGGAGGCGGTCCCCACCGGCACCTGGCCGTACTGGTTCGCCGGGGTGATCGAGCTGGTGTGCGGCCTCCTGATCACCGTCGGCTTTTTCACGCGCATCGCGGCGATCGTCGCCGCAGGTCAGATGGCCGTGGCCTACTTCTGGCAGCACTGGGGAATCACCGGCGGGGAGCCCGCCAGCTTCTGGCCGTTCGGCGGCCAGGCCGGCGGCAACGGCGGCGAACTGGCGATCCTGTTCTGCTTCGCGTTCCTTCTTCTGGCCGCGATGGGTGCGGGCACATGGTCGGTGGATGCCCGCCGCCGCGGGGCCGCCGTACGCGCCTAGCCCGCGGTTTGCTCGCACCTTCCTGAACAACACCGCGCAGATCTGGCAAACGGGTTTGCGGGGCGCCGCCGGGTAGCGCGTTCTCGACGCGAACGTGAATATCGTGAAAGGTCACCCCGCACCGGTCGAAGTCCTCATAGGATTGCTCCACTTATTGTCAGCGGGACAATTCTTCGGGGGAGG
Protein-coding regions in this window:
- a CDS encoding DoxX family protein; the encoded protein is MTTNLDARLASYSSPMLSIFRIVVGLLFTLHGTMKLFGWPLGEAVPTGTWPYWFAGVIELVCGLLITVGFFTRIAAIVAAGQMAVAYFWQHWGITGGEPASFWPFGGQAGGNGGELAILFCFAFLLLAAMGAGTWSVDARRRGAAVRA